The following nucleotide sequence is from Mycobacterium sp. Z3061.
CCGGGTTCCACCCACCTTCAGCGCGCCTACTGCCGGTTGATGCTGCGCAGCCTCGGCGTGCGAATTTCAGTGTCGGGCAACCCGATTCGCAATCTGAGCGGAGTCCTGGTGGTGAGTAGCCACGTCTCGTGGCTGGATGTCTTCGCGATCGGCGCGGTGCTGCCGGGGTCGTTCGTCGCGCGGGCCGACATGTTCACCGGCCCGGCGAGTGGCATCGTCGCGCGGATCCTGAAGATCATCCCGATCGAGCGGAGCAGTCTGCGGCGGTTGCCCGCCGTGGTGGACGCCGTCGCCCGGCGGCTGCGGGCCGGCCAGACGGTGGTGGCCTTCCCGGAAGGAACCACCTGGTGCGGTGTTGCGTTCGGCAGCTTCTACCCGGCCATGTTCCAGGCCGCGATCGACGCGGGCCGTCCGGTGCAGCCGCTGCGCCTGACCTACCACCACCTCGACGGGCGGATGTCGACCGCACCGGCCTACGTCGGCCGGGACACCCTGCTGAGCTCGGTCTACCGGGTGGTCTGTGCGCGCCGCACGGTGGCCCGGGTCCGGGTCGAGTCGCTGCAGCTACCGGGGGCCGACCGGCGCGCCCTGGCCCGCCGCTGTCAGTCCGCGGTGCGCTCGGGCGCACCGGCGGCGCTGGACCACGCGCTGGTGGCCTGAAAGCTCCTCCGCGTCTCGATGGACAATGGAGTTCGTCGAGCGCGGAGGTACCCAAATGAGTCGTTGGCCGAAGCCGGATGTTGCGGGCCCGGGGCAGGAATCGGTGTGGGACTATCCCCGCCCGCCGCGGCTGGAAGACTTCGCCGGTTCGATCACCATCGAGTTGGGTGGTCAGCAGATCGCGTCGACCCAGCGCGCCTGGCGGGTGCTGGAGACCAGTCACCCGCCGACCTATTACCTGCCCCGGGAAGCGTTCGCCGAAGGTGTGCTGCGGCCCGCGGTCGGTTCCTCGTGGTGTGAATGGAAGGGCCAGGCCAGCTACTTCGACCTGGTGACGCCCGCGCGGGTCGCTCCGCGCGCGGCCTGGACCTACCCGCGGCCCACGGCCGGGTTCGAGCCGATCGCCGGCGCGATCGCGGTGATGGCCGCGCAGGTGGACCGCTGCACCGTCAACGGCGAAGAGGTGATTCCGCAACCCGGCGGGTTCTACGGGGGCTGGATCACCAGCTGGATCGTCGGCCCGTTCAAGGGAATTCCGGGATCGATGGGTTGGTAGCCGGCGAATGGGAAACCTGGATCGATGACGTTCAGTGTGAATCGGATCGTTGCCGCGCCCCCGCAGGCGGCGTGGGACCTGCTCGTCGACCTGGATGCCTGGCCGCGCTGGGGGCCGTCGATCAGCGGCGCCGAACTCGACCAGCCGGGGAGGCGCCTGGGTCCGGGTGTCACCGGCACGGTCCAGACGGCGCTGCTCGTGCGACTGCCGTTCGTCGTCACCGATTTCGAACCCGGCAGGTGCTGGGCCTGGAAGGTGGCCGGGGTTCCGGCCACCTGGCACCGGGTGGATCCGGCGGACGGCGGCGCACGGGTCACCTTCGGGGTGCCGTGGTGGGCTCCCGCCTACCTGGCCGTGTGCGAGATCGCGCTACGCCGCATCGAGAAGCTGCTGACCTGACGGACTTATGGGGGACCGTCGGCGAGGCGACGCTGCTGGGCCACCACCTCGTCCAGGTCCTTCAGCCTGCCCAGCCCCGCCATCGGTTGCGCCATCCGCCGGTTGCGTCCCAGCTCCTCGGCGTTGCGCGCCAGAAACCACCAGTAGCCGCCGGTGAACGGGCAGGCGTGCTCGCCGACCCGCTTGCTGGGCTGGTAGCGGCAGCCGCCGCAGTAGTCGCTCATGCGGTTGATGTAGGCGCCGCCGGACGCATACGGCTTGGTGGCCATCAATCCGCCGTCGGCGTGCAACGACATGCCGACCACATTGGCCACCATCACCCAGTCGTAGCCGTCGACGAAGGATTGGTGGAACCAGTCAGTGACAGCGGCTGGGTCCCAACCCCGTTGCAGCGCATAGTTGGACAGCACCATCAGGCGCGGGATGTGGTGGACCCAGCCGTGGTCGCGGACCTGCGCCAGCACGTCGGAGAGGCAGTTCGCTTCCACCGCATCGGCGTCAAGTTCGGTGAACCAGGTCGGCAATGCGGCTTTGGCATGTAATGCGTTGCGGTGACGGTAGTTTCGCCCGAAATGCCAGTAGACGTGCCAGATGTAGTCGCGCCAGCCGATCAGCTGGCGGATATATCCCTCGACGCTGCTGATCGGCGCGTCGCCGCTGCGGTAGGCATCCTCGGCGGCGTAGGCGCAGTCCAGCGGGTCCAGCAGGCCCAGGTTCATCGGCGCCGAGAGCAGGCTGTGGGCCATGAAGCGGTCGCCGGTGAGCATGGCGTCCTCATGCGGGCCGAAGTACGGCAGCCGTTCGCGGACAAAGACTTTCAGCGCCTGCTGCGCTTCCGCAGCGGTGACGGCGAACTCCCGCGGGCCGTCGCGTCCGACGAACGACACCTCCCCGTCGCGCTCCCAGCGGTCCAGGTCGGCGCGGACCTGTTCGTCGATCTCGTCCTCCTCGGGCTGCCAAGGCGGGGGTACGCCCAAGCCCTCGGCATTCTTGGGGGCGGGCTCGCGATTGTCGGCGTCGAAATTCCAGCGGCCCTCGACGGGCTGGTCGCCGTCCATCAACAGGTCGAACCGGCGGCGTGCGCCGCGGTAGAAGTTCTCCATGCGCATGGTGCGCTGTGATTTCGCCCACTCGTCGAAATCCTCCCGGCTGGTGCAGAACCCCCGGGCGGGCAGCACGTCGACCGACGGCAGCGACCGGACGAACCGGTCGGCCGCCCACGAGGTGGGCTGGCATACGCTGACCGGCTCCTTGAGCTGATCGAGTGCCTCCCGATAGCTGCTCGTCTGCAGAAACACGGCCTGCTCACCGAGTTCAGCCGCCCGGTGGCGCAGCGCCGAGAGCACCAGATGAGCCTTGCGCCGGTGGAAACGGCGACGCGCGAACACCGCCTGCGACTCGATCAGCAGCACCGGCTGGGCCGGATCGTCCAGAAAATGGGGGCCGAGTTGATCGGCGAAGCACCACCGCCGGACGTCGGCGCTCATGCGGTCCCGGGCTTGGTCGGCAGTACGGTCAACTGTCCCCCTGTGGCAGTACTGAACACTTTGTT
It contains:
- a CDS encoding lysophospholipid acyltransferase family protein → MNTPGGHSWLPRASCDVGCLDAAAVSGPAVRLRAALRITLVLLLAPGLPLLGIPLPGSTHLQRAYCRLMLRSLGVRISVSGNPIRNLSGVLVVSSHVSWLDVFAIGAVLPGSFVARADMFTGPASGIVARILKIIPIERSSLRRLPAVVDAVARRLRAGQTVVAFPEGTTWCGVAFGSFYPAMFQAAIDAGRPVQPLRLTYHHLDGRMSTAPAYVGRDTLLSSVYRVVCARRTVARVRVESLQLPGADRRALARRCQSAVRSGAPAALDHALVA
- a CDS encoding cryptochrome/photolyase family protein translates to MSADVRRWCFADQLGPHFLDDPAQPVLLIESQAVFARRRFHRRKAHLVLSALRHRAAELGEQAVFLQTSSYREALDQLKEPVSVCQPTSWAADRFVRSLPSVDVLPARGFCTSREDFDEWAKSQRTMRMENFYRGARRRFDLLMDGDQPVEGRWNFDADNREPAPKNAEGLGVPPPWQPEEDEIDEQVRADLDRWERDGEVSFVGRDGPREFAVTAAEAQQALKVFVRERLPYFGPHEDAMLTGDRFMAHSLLSAPMNLGLLDPLDCAYAAEDAYRSGDAPISSVEGYIRQLIGWRDYIWHVYWHFGRNYRHRNALHAKAALPTWFTELDADAVEANCLSDVLAQVRDHGWVHHIPRLMVLSNYALQRGWDPAAVTDWFHQSFVDGYDWVMVANVVGMSLHADGGLMATKPYASGGAYINRMSDYCGGCRYQPSKRVGEHACPFTGGYWWFLARNAEELGRNRRMAQPMAGLGRLKDLDEVVAQQRRLADGPP
- a CDS encoding SRPBCC family protein, with the protein product MTFSVNRIVAAPPQAAWDLLVDLDAWPRWGPSISGAELDQPGRRLGPGVTGTVQTALLVRLPFVVTDFEPGRCWAWKVAGVPATWHRVDPADGGARVTFGVPWWAPAYLAVCEIALRRIEKLLT
- a CDS encoding DUF427 domain-containing protein translates to MSRWPKPDVAGPGQESVWDYPRPPRLEDFAGSITIELGGQQIASTQRAWRVLETSHPPTYYLPREAFAEGVLRPAVGSSWCEWKGQASYFDLVTPARVAPRAAWTYPRPTAGFEPIAGAIAVMAAQVDRCTVNGEEVIPQPGGFYGGWITSWIVGPFKGIPGSMGW